A genomic segment from Mus caroli chromosome 17, CAROLI_EIJ_v1.1, whole genome shotgun sequence encodes:
- the LOC110312200 gene encoding H-2 class I histocompatibility antigen, D-37 alpha chain — translation MLLFAHLLQLLTKATVLVSATVPTQTGPHSLRYFHTAVSRPGLGEPRFIIVGYVDDTQFVRFDSDAENPRMEPRALWMKQEEPEYWERETRKARDMGRNFRVNLRTLLGYYNQSKDESHTLQWMYGCDLGPDGRLLRGYCQEAYDGQDYISLNEDLRSWTATDFASQISKRKSEAAGEAHQQRAYLQGPCVEWLQKYLQLGNETLLRSEPPKAHVTRHPRPEDEVTLRCWALDFYPADITLTWQLNGEELTQDMEFVETRPAGNGTFQKWASVVVPLGKEQNYTCHVYHEGLPEPLTLRWEPPPSTDSNMVTHIAILVVLGAVAIIGAVVAFVMKRRHLGIKGSYAHVLGSKSFQTSDWPQKA, via the exons ATGTTGCTTTTTGCCCACTTGCTCCAGCTGCTGACCAAAGCCACAGTGCTGGTCAGCGCCACAGTCCCGACCCAGACTG GCCCACACTCGCTGCGGTATTTCCACACCGCCGTGTCCCGGCCCGGCCTCGGGGAGCCCCGGTTCATCATTGTCGGCTACGTGGACGACACGCAGTTTGTGCGCTTCGACAGCGACGCGGAGAATCCGAGGATGGAGCCGCGGGCGCTGTGGATGAAGCAGGAGGAGCCGGAGTACTGGGAGCGGGAGACTCGGAAAGCCAGGGACATGGGGAGGAACTTCAGAGTAAACCTGAGGACCCTGCTCGGCTACTACAATCAGAGTAAGGACG AATCTCACACGCTGCAGTGGATGTATGGCTGCGACTTGGGGCCCGATGGGCGCCTGCTCCGCGGGTATTGTCAGGAGGCCTACGATGGCCAGGATTACATCTCCCTGAACGAGGACCTGCGCTCCTGGACCGCGACTGACTTTGCCTCACAGATTTCTAAGCGCAAGTCAGAGGCGGCCGGTGAGGCCCACCAACAGAGGGCATACCTGCAAGGTCCTTGCGTGGAGTGGCTCCAGAAATACCTACAGCTGGGAAACGAGACACTGCTGCGCTCAG AACCCCCAAAGGCACATGTGACCCGTCACCCCAGACCTGAAGATGAAGTCACCCTGAGGTGCTGGGCCCTGGACTTCTACCCTGCTGACATCACCCTGACCTGGCAGTTGAATGGGGAGGAGCTGACCCAGGACATGGAGTTTGTGGAGACCAGGCCTGCAGGGAATGGAACCttccagaagtgggcatctgtgGTGGTGCCTCTTGGGAAGGAGCAGAATTACACATGCCATGTGTACCATGAGGGGCTGCCTGAGCCCCTCACCCTGAGATGGg AGCCTCCTCCATCCACTGACTCCAATATGGTGACTCACATTGCTATTCTGGTTGTCCTTGGAGCTGTGGCCATCATTGGAGCTGTAGTGGCTTTTGTGATGAAGAGGAGACACTTAG GTATAAAAGGAAGCTATGCTCATGTTCTAG GCAGCAAGAGCTTCCAGACCTCTGACTGGCCTCAGAAGGCATGA